The following proteins are encoded in a genomic region of Aquifex aeolicus VF5:
- a CDS encoding M16 family metallopeptidase, whose product MDKTLENGVKVIIKETKGRGLVSGVIFFKGGVHGEEKRGETQLLFTMLLKGSKNYPNASAVSYPFEKYGGYIYSSSEDDFSEIGFSTKVEGLKEGLKVIRDIIQNPLFKEEVLELEKRNQIVAIRSKRERGMSYAYEELRTLTYKGTPYEYSSLGKDEDVERVSREDLIRRFNQIKKGENVVVVLVGDFKAEDVLPLLEEAFSDIPKGKFELSSVNKKIEKNEVKRVKREGTQATILCAFNAPPKDSKDYFVFKVYNAVLGEGMTSKLFKVLREEKGYAYATYSFYPTRYSSPRLFAYVGTSPEKKENALQDLIKVVSEGRVSEEDVELAKRKIIGDFLLDHQTRLRQAWYLGFFEVMGLGWKMDEEYTKRISEVKREEVEEAVRKYIDFHHCVVVEP is encoded by the coding sequence ATGGATAAGACGCTAGAAAACGGCGTAAAGGTAATAATAAAAGAGACAAAAGGAAGGGGACTGGTTTCCGGGGTTATTTTCTTCAAAGGGGGCGTTCACGGAGAGGAAAAGAGGGGAGAAACACAGCTCCTCTTTACTATGCTCTTAAAAGGTTCAAAGAATTACCCCAATGCATCTGCAGTTTCGTACCCCTTTGAAAAGTACGGGGGATACATATACTCCTCTTCCGAAGACGACTTTTCGGAAATCGGTTTTTCCACTAAAGTTGAAGGACTAAAAGAGGGTCTGAAGGTAATTAGAGATATAATTCAGAACCCACTCTTTAAAGAAGAGGTTCTGGAACTCGAAAAGAGAAACCAGATAGTCGCTATAAGGTCAAAGAGGGAGAGGGGAATGTCTTACGCATACGAAGAACTGCGAACACTGACTTACAAAGGAACACCCTACGAATACTCCTCACTGGGAAAAGATGAAGATGTAGAAAGAGTTAGCAGGGAGGATTTAATAAGACGCTTTAATCAAATTAAAAAGGGAGAAAATGTCGTAGTAGTCCTTGTCGGAGACTTTAAAGCTGAAGATGTCCTACCCCTCTTGGAAGAAGCTTTTTCGGATATTCCGAAGGGAAAGTTTGAACTTTCAAGTGTTAACAAAAAGATTGAGAAAAATGAAGTAAAAAGGGTAAAGAGGGAAGGGACGCAGGCCACGATACTTTGTGCTTTCAACGCACCGCCTAAAGACTCAAAGGATTACTTCGTTTTCAAGGTTTACAACGCGGTTCTCGGAGAAGGAATGACTTCAAAGCTATTTAAGGTCTTGAGGGAAGAAAAGGGATATGCTTACGCTACTTACTCCTTTTATCCCACAAGGTACTCGTCTCCCAGACTTTTCGCATACGTCGGCACTTCTCCCGAAAAGAAGGAAAACGCCCTTCAGGATTTAATCAAAGTAGTTTCCGAGGGAAGGGTAAGTGAAGAGGACGTTGAACTGGCAAAGAGGAAAATAATAGGCGACTTTCTCCTGGATCATCAAACAAGGTTAAGGCAAGCCTGGTATTTGGGCTTTTTTGAAGTTATGGGGCTCGGCTGGAAAATGGACGAGGAGTACACGAAGCGTATAAGTGAAGTAAAGAGGGAGGAAGTTGAAGAAGCGGTCAGAAA